Proteins encoded together in one Chryseobacterium wanjuense window:
- a CDS encoding NADH-quinone oxidoreductase subunit N, with translation MSVLIIVFLTAVVALFSGVFEQGKFARYIGILGLIIALCVSFMPECAFFEQYRHMYDYTANTALFTKISIVTTLLLFFLGGFAFSNHRSHQSELYALMLFALCGGIILFGFQNMVTLFLGVEILSIPLYVMAGANKTDLRSNEASIKYFLMGAFATGFLLFGIAFIYGSVGSFDLYKIHDFGTSNPKDVMFILGVLLILCALAFKVALAPFHMWSPDVYYGSPSLITAFMASVVKISGFFALFRLMTIGFAGVTHEWINVLGVFLIITLLLANVMGLAQTNAKRMLAYSSVSHAGYIGLVFFGMTSLSTYNLAFYLFAYALSTVGVFMCLIYVEKLKRETSFGAFKGLAKTEPLLATAAAISMLSMAGVPLTAGFMGKFALFSQAMNGAAFLVLIAVLGSAVSIAYYLRLIIAMFFFKESSFKSSEKVTLTYNIVAVVVIASIIVLGVFPDLFARQFGL, from the coding sequence ATGAGTGTTTTAATTATTGTTTTCCTAACGGCAGTTGTTGCGTTATTTTCAGGAGTTTTTGAACAAGGGAAATTCGCAAGATACATTGGGATTTTGGGATTAATCATCGCATTATGTGTAAGTTTCATGCCAGAATGTGCGTTCTTCGAACAGTACAGACATATGTATGACTATACCGCAAATACTGCGTTATTCACTAAAATATCAATCGTAACGACATTATTACTATTCTTTTTGGGAGGTTTTGCATTCAGCAACCACAGAAGCCACCAGTCAGAATTATATGCATTGATGCTTTTTGCTCTTTGCGGTGGAATTATCCTTTTCGGTTTCCAGAATATGGTGACGCTATTCTTAGGAGTTGAGATTCTTTCTATTCCTTTATATGTAATGGCTGGAGCCAACAAAACTGATCTAAGATCTAATGAAGCTTCTATTAAATATTTCTTAATGGGTGCATTCGCGACAGGTTTCTTACTGTTCGGGATTGCATTTATCTATGGAAGTGTAGGAAGTTTCGATTTATATAAAATCCATGATTTCGGAACGTCAAATCCTAAGGATGTCATGTTCATTTTAGGAGTTTTATTAATCCTTTGTGCATTGGCATTCAAAGTAGCATTAGCACCTTTCCACATGTGGAGCCCTGATGTTTATTACGGATCACCTTCATTGATCACAGCTTTCATGGCGAGTGTGGTAAAAATCTCCGGATTTTTCGCATTATTCAGATTAATGACCATTGGTTTTGCGGGCGTGACTCACGAATGGATCAATGTTTTAGGAGTTTTCCTGATCATCACATTACTTTTGGCAAACGTTATGGGTCTTGCCCAGACCAATGCAAAAAGAATGTTGGCTTACTCTTCAGTTTCCCACGCAGGATACATCGGGTTGGTTTTCTTCGGAATGACAAGCCTTTCTACGTATAATTTAGCATTCTATTTGTTTGCATATGCCTTATCAACAGTAGGAGTTTTCATGTGTCTGATCTACGTGGAAAAACTAAAAAGAGAAACATCTTTCGGAGCTTTCAAAGGATTGGCAAAAACAGAACCTTTATTGGCTACGGCAGCGGCAATTTCCATGCTTTCAATGGCGGGAGTTCCATTAACAGCTGGTTTTATGGGTAAATTTGCTTTATTTTCCCAAGCAATGAACGGTGCGGCTTTCCTGGTTTTAATAGCTGTTTTGGGTTCCGCAGTTTCAATTGCTTATTACCTGAGATTAATTATTGCGATGTTCTTCTTCAAAGAAAGTTCATTCAAATCTTCAGAAAAAGTAACACTTACGTACAATATTGTTGCAGTAGTGGTAATAGCTTCCATTATTGTGTTGGGAGTTTTCCCTGACTTGTTTGCGAGACAGTTCGGATTGTAA
- a CDS encoding complex I subunit 4 family protein: MSGLLLTLLLLPLVGSGLVFAWKDKSSKYLALGIALVQMLLTFYILSDFNFTPTVDSVLQHEINYPWSQFMKSSLHFGIDGMSMLLLLLTNILSPIIILSSFNENVSYRNTFYGLILLMQFGLVGVFTSLDGLLFYIFWEVTLIPIWFIAGLWGQENKRFEFTTKFFVYTFVGSLFMLAGLIYVYNHSASFALTDLYNAQLNETQQTVVFWFIFFAFAVKLPVFPFHTWQPDTYTYSPTQGSMLLSGIMLKMAVYGVMRYLLPITPIPIAGISGQIVIILAIVGIVHGALIAIIQTDMKRIIAYSSFSHVGLMVAGIFASAVITLRGTFNIEGAEGALVQTFAHGINVVGLFYCCDILYKRFKSRDIRQMGGLAKVAPKFAVLFLIIILGSMGVPLTNGFIGEFILLKSVYDFNGLAAVIAGLTVILCAVYLLRFYGKAMFGQGDEAVLSTAKDLSGVEFSVLASLAVFVILLGIFPQPVIEMVNSSLKFIYQSMVS, encoded by the coding sequence ATGTCTGGTTTATTATTAACATTATTACTATTACCTCTAGTAGGTTCGGGATTAGTTTTTGCATGGAAAGATAAATCCAGCAAATATTTGGCACTGGGAATTGCATTGGTTCAGATGCTTCTTACATTCTATATACTTTCGGATTTCAATTTTACTCCGACTGTAGATAGTGTATTGCAGCATGAGATCAATTATCCCTGGTCACAATTCATGAAGAGCTCTCTTCACTTCGGTATCGATGGGATGAGCATGCTTCTTTTATTGTTGACGAATATTTTATCGCCAATCATTATTTTATCTTCTTTTAATGAAAATGTAAGCTACAGAAACACTTTCTACGGTTTGATTTTGCTGATGCAGTTCGGATTGGTGGGAGTTTTCACTTCGCTTGACGGATTGTTGTTCTACATTTTCTGGGAAGTAACTTTGATTCCGATCTGGTTCATTGCCGGACTTTGGGGGCAGGAAAATAAAAGATTTGAATTCACTACGAAATTCTTCGTCTATACATTCGTTGGGTCATTATTCATGTTAGCAGGATTGATTTATGTTTACAATCACTCTGCATCATTTGCATTAACGGATTTATATAATGCTCAGCTTAACGAAACACAGCAAACAGTGGTATTCTGGTTCATTTTCTTTGCTTTTGCAGTGAAATTACCGGTATTCCCTTTCCATACTTGGCAGCCTGATACGTATACCTACTCTCCTACTCAAGGATCGATGTTGTTATCGGGGATCATGCTGAAAATGGCGGTGTACGGAGTTATGCGTTATTTATTACCGATCACTCCGATTCCGATTGCCGGAATTTCAGGGCAGATTGTAATTATTCTGGCGATTGTAGGAATTGTTCACGGTGCATTAATCGCTATCATCCAGACAGATATGAAGAGAATCATTGCGTATTCTTCTTTCTCTCACGTTGGATTAATGGTGGCAGGTATCTTCGCTTCTGCAGTGATTACCTTAAGAGGAACTTTCAATATTGAAGGTGCTGAAGGGGCATTGGTACAGACATTCGCTCACGGTATCAACGTGGTGGGTCTATTCTACTGTTGTGATATTTTATACAAAAGATTTAAGTCAAGAGACATCAGACAAATGGGAGGTCTTGCAAAAGTAGCTCCTAAGTTTGCGGTTTTATTTCTGATCATTATATTAGGTTCTATGGGAGTTCCATTGACAAATGGCTTCATCGGAGAATTTATCTTGTTGAAATCTGTATATGATTTTAACGGATTGGCAGCTGTAATCGCCGGTCTTACGGTAATTCTTTGTGCAGTGTACTTATTGAGATTCTACGGAAAAGCAATGTTTGGACAGGGTGATGAAGCGGTTTTAAGTACAGCAAAAGATTTATCCGGAGTAGAATTTTCTGTATTGGCAAGTTTAGCGGTTTTTGTGATTTTACTTGGTATTTTCCCACAACCGGTAATCGAAATGGTGAATAGTTCGTTGAAGTTTATCTACCAATCAATGGTAAGTTAA
- the nuoL gene encoding NADH-quinone oxidoreductase subunit L, with amino-acid sequence MENLVYAIVLLPLLGFLINGLFGKNLPKILVGSLATAVVFGSFCIAVSLFMNFNSESQPVIVKAFEWFRVNGVQINFGFQIDQLSLMMVMIITGIGSLIHLYSIGYMSHDKGFYKFFTYLNLFIFSMLLLVMGSNYLILFIGWEGVGLCSYLLIGFWYTNEEYGKAARKAFIMNRIGDLALLIGIFMIASQTNALDYLSVAENAGKFELDGTVIIFITASLFIGATGKSAQVPLYTWLPDAMAGPTPVSALIHAATMVTAGIYLVVRSNFLFTLAPTVQGGILFIGFLTAALAGFYALRQNDIKKVLAYSTVSQLGFMFIALGLGAYTTAMFHVMTHAFFKALLFLGAGSVIHAMSNEQDMRFMGGLKKYIPLTHATFLIGTLAISGFPLLSGMISKDEILVAAFAKNPIYWVFLFVLAAVTATYMFRLYYLTFHGEFRGTEEQKHHLHESPSNMTLPLIVLAILSVLGGLINLPHFIGHGHYAKLMEWLKPVLTEESFKQMETTLSAVPFGTEMTLLAATVLMFFAVWFIVKNTYVNKKKQALPEEQYTGWEKLSARKLYIDELYNALIVKTVEGLGRGGKMFDKGILDRFVDFVGDGAEDSGKAMKRIQNGNVENYILIMSLAVGIILIVNFILQ; translated from the coding sequence ATGGAAAATTTAGTATATGCAATAGTACTTCTACCACTTTTAGGGTTTCTTATAAACGGTTTATTCGGGAAAAATCTTCCAAAAATATTGGTTGGATCTTTGGCAACGGCAGTGGTTTTCGGATCTTTCTGTATCGCTGTAAGCCTTTTCATGAATTTCAATTCTGAGAGCCAGCCCGTAATCGTAAAAGCTTTTGAATGGTTTAGAGTAAATGGAGTTCAGATCAATTTCGGATTCCAGATCGATCAGCTTTCTTTAATGATGGTAATGATCATTACAGGAATCGGTTCTTTGATTCACCTGTACTCTATCGGATATATGAGCCACGATAAAGGTTTCTATAAGTTTTTCACTTATCTTAATCTATTTATCTTCTCAATGTTGTTATTGGTAATGGGAAGCAATTATCTAATCCTTTTCATCGGATGGGAAGGTGTAGGTCTTTGTTCTTATTTACTAATCGGATTCTGGTATACCAACGAAGAATATGGTAAAGCAGCGAGAAAAGCATTCATCATGAACAGAATCGGTGACCTTGCGTTATTGATTGGTATTTTCATGATTGCTTCTCAGACCAATGCTTTGGATTATCTTTCGGTAGCGGAAAACGCCGGAAAATTTGAATTAGACGGAACAGTAATTATCTTTATTACAGCGAGTTTATTTATCGGTGCAACGGGTAAATCTGCTCAGGTTCCATTATATACATGGTTACCGGACGCGATGGCCGGTCCGACTCCTGTTTCTGCGTTGATTCACGCGGCGACGATGGTAACGGCGGGTATTTATTTGGTAGTAAGATCAAACTTCTTATTTACTTTGGCACCTACGGTTCAGGGAGGAATTTTATTCATCGGATTCTTAACGGCTGCTTTGGCAGGATTCTACGCATTACGTCAGAACGATATCAAAAAAGTATTGGCATATTCTACAGTTTCACAGCTTGGATTCATGTTCATCGCTTTAGGTCTTGGAGCTTACACAACAGCAATGTTCCACGTAATGACACACGCTTTCTTCAAGGCATTATTGTTCTTGGGAGCAGGTTCTGTAATCCATGCCATGAGCAACGAGCAGGATATGCGTTTCATGGGAGGTTTGAAAAAATACATTCCTCTTACACACGCTACTTTCCTTATCGGGACATTGGCTATCTCAGGATTCCCTTTATTATCAGGGATGATTTCTAAAGACGAAATTTTAGTAGCAGCTTTTGCTAAAAATCCAATCTATTGGGTATTCTTATTTGTATTAGCGGCTGTTACAGCAACCTATATGTTCAGATTGTACTATCTTACTTTCCATGGAGAGTTCAGAGGTACGGAAGAACAAAAACACCACTTACACGAAAGCCCGTCGAATATGACATTACCATTAATCGTATTGGCTATTCTTTCTGTATTGGGTGGTTTGATTAATCTTCCTCACTTTATCGGTCACGGTCATTATGCCAAATTAATGGAATGGCTGAAGCCGGTTCTTACCGAGGAAAGCTTTAAACAAATGGAAACTACGCTATCTGCAGTTCCGTTTGGTACTGAAATGACACTTTTGGCAGCGACTGTTCTTATGTTCTTCGCCGTTTGGTTCATTGTTAAAAATACTTATGTCAATAAGAAAAAACAAGCATTACCAGAGGAGCAATACACAGGATGGGAAAAACTGTCTGCCAGAAAACTATATATTGACGAACTTTACAATGCATTAATTGTAAAAACTGTTGAAGGATTAGGACGCGGAGGAAAGATGTTTGATAAGGGTATTTTAGACCGTTTTGTAGACTTTGTGGGTGATGGTGCTGAAGATAGCGGAAAAGCGATGAAGCGTATCCAAAACGGAAATGTTGAGAATTACATTCTTATCATGTCTTTAGCTGTGGGAATTATACTGATTGTTAACTTTATATTACAATAA
- the nuoK gene encoding NADH-quinone oxidoreductase subunit NuoK produces MGEVNTFIQSIPLNYFIILSSVLFCLGVLGVLLRKNAIVILGCVELMLNSVNLLLAAFSAYKGNGDGQLLVFFIMVVAAAEVAVGLAIIAMLYRNTRSVDVSIFNKLRG; encoded by the coding sequence ATGGGAGAAGTAAATACATTTATACAAAGCATCCCTCTGAATTATTTCATCATTCTTTCTTCAGTATTATTCTGTCTGGGAGTGTTGGGAGTATTATTGAGAAAAAATGCTATTGTTATTTTGGGTTGTGTAGAGCTTATGCTGAATTCTGTAAACCTTTTATTGGCTGCTTTTTCAGCGTATAAGGGCAACGGAGACGGACAACTTTTAGTTTTCTTCATTATGGTGGTTGCTGCTGCTGAAGTAGCGGTAGGTTTGGCAATTATTGCTATGCTATATAGAAATACCCGTTCTGTAGATGTAAGTATATTTAATAAATTAAGAGGATAA
- a CDS encoding NADH-quinone oxidoreductase subunit J family protein, which yields MDQFLFFLVAFLAVASAVYFVFARNPLYAILSLIVTMFSIAGMYILLNAQFLAIIQIIVYAGAIMVLFLYILMMLNLNKQDESKKNNTLKFVGVFTAGLLLIGVLGVFRGVQDNHVVVENVDKGVGLTKNLGRLLFNEYVLPFELASILILAGIVGAVLIGKKDL from the coding sequence ATGGATCAGTTTTTATTTTTCTTGGTAGCGTTTTTAGCAGTGGCCAGTGCGGTGTATTTCGTATTTGCCAGAAATCCTTTATATGCTATTTTGTCATTAATTGTGACAATGTTTTCTATTGCGGGCATGTACATTCTTCTGAATGCACAATTCCTTGCGATTATCCAGATTATTGTTTACGCCGGGGCGATCATGGTATTGTTCCTTTATATCCTGATGATGCTTAACCTTAATAAGCAAGACGAAAGTAAGAAGAACAATACTTTAAAATTTGTTGGAGTTTTTACGGCAGGTCTTTTATTAATTGGAGTTTTAGGCGTATTCAGAGGAGTTCAGGACAATCATGTTGTTGTTGAGAATGTAGACAAGGGCGTTGGTCTTACGAAAAATCTGGGTAGACTTTTGTTTAATGAATATGTTTTACCGTTTGAGCTTGCATCCATCCTTATTTTGGCAGGTATTGTAGGTGCGGTATTAATCGGTAAAAAAGATTTATAA
- a CDS encoding NuoI/complex I 23 kDa subunit family protein has product MKLTNRSKVVSNKEMTLAEKIYLPAIFTGMGITFKHAVRTVLKGAPAVYSYPEVQKPRADIWRGQHVLKRDEEGRERCTACGLCAVACPAEAITMTSAERTKEEKHLYREEKYASVYEINMLRCIFCGMCEEACPKSAIYLTDRLVDVETNRGSFIYGKDKLVEKINERIDITERQSEKQKNAVK; this is encoded by the coding sequence ATGAAACTTACGAACAGATCAAAAGTTGTTTCTAATAAAGAAATGACCCTTGCTGAAAAAATCTACTTACCTGCAATTTTTACAGGAATGGGGATTACATTTAAGCATGCTGTAAGAACCGTATTGAAAGGTGCTCCCGCAGTATATTCGTATCCGGAAGTACAGAAACCGAGAGCAGATATCTGGAGAGGTCAGCACGTTTTGAAAAGAGACGAGGAAGGCAGAGAAAGATGTACCGCTTGCGGACTTTGTGCAGTGGCATGTCCTGCAGAAGCAATTACGATGACTTCTGCTGAAAGAACCAAGGAAGAAAAGCACCTTTACAGAGAAGAAAAATATGCATCGGTATACGAAATCAACATGCTGAGATGTATTTTCTGCGGTATGTGTGAAGAAGCTTGTCCGAAATCTGCGATCTATCTTACAGACAGATTGGTAGATGTGGAAACCAACAGAGGTTCTTTCATCTATGGAAAAGATAAATTGGTTGAAAAAATAAATGAAAGGATTGATATCACAGAAAGACAATCCGAGAAACAAAAAAATGCGGTAAAATAA
- the nuoH gene encoding NADH-quinone oxidoreductase subunit NuoH, with protein MDLLTFKLILVLALFLLSLTIAAYSTWAERKVASIMQDRIGPNRAGPFGLLQPLADGGKFFFKEDFTPANAEKFLFVLGPALVMFISLITGAVIPWGKSLNIAGTSYDLQVANIDVGVLFIIGMASIGVYGIMIGGWASNNKYSLLGAIRASSQMISYELAMGLALLSIIMMTGSLDLKEITESQTTGKLWGFIPWVSGLNWNIFYQPIAFLVFFVAALAETNRHPFDLPECESELVTGYSTEYSSMKLGLYMFGEYVNMFISNAFMVVLFFGGYNYPGIEWVTQNWGENTAGILSIVAFLTKAIIGILIFMWIRWTLPRFRYDQLMHLGWKTLIPMALVNLLITGAVILAFAN; from the coding sequence ATGGATTTACTTACATTTAAACTTATACTTGTATTAGCGCTTTTCCTGCTTTCATTAACGATTGCAGCCTACTCTACCTGGGCAGAAAGAAAAGTTGCCTCTATCATGCAGGATAGAATTGGTCCCAACAGAGCAGGACCTTTCGGATTGCTGCAGCCTCTTGCTGACGGTGGAAAGTTTTTCTTTAAAGAAGATTTTACACCTGCCAATGCAGAAAAATTTCTTTTCGTATTGGGACCGGCTTTGGTAATGTTTATTTCATTAATCACGGGAGCGGTTATTCCTTGGGGTAAAAGTTTAAATATTGCAGGTACTTCTTATGATCTTCAGGTTGCCAACATCGATGTTGGTGTACTTTTCATCATCGGAATGGCTTCAATCGGGGTATACGGAATCATGATCGGAGGTTGGGCTTCGAACAACAAGTATTCATTATTAGGCGCCATCCGTGCTTCTTCCCAAATGATTTCTTACGAATTGGCAATGGGATTGGCTTTGCTTTCTATCATTATGATGACGGGAAGTTTAGATTTAAAAGAAATTACGGAAAGCCAGACAACAGGCAAACTTTGGGGATTCATTCCTTGGGTTTCTGGTCTTAACTGGAATATTTTTTACCAGCCGATCGCTTTCCTTGTGTTCTTCGTAGCGGCTTTAGCAGAAACCAACAGACACCCTTTCGATTTACCTGAGTGTGAATCTGAATTGGTAACAGGATATTCTACAGAATATTCTTCAATGAAATTAGGATTGTATATGTTCGGGGAATACGTGAACATGTTTATTTCCAATGCTTTCATGGTGGTTCTTTTCTTCGGTGGTTATAACTATCCGGGAATCGAATGGGTAACTCAGAACTGGGGTGAAAACACGGCAGGAATCTTGAGTATCGTAGCATTCTTAACAAAAGCGATAATCGGAATTTTGATCTTTATGTGGATCAGATGGACGCTTCCAAGATTTAGATATGATCAATTAATGCACTTGGGTTGGAAAACTTTAATTCCGATGGCATTGGTAAACTTATTAATTACAGGAGCTGTAATTTTAGCGTTTGCAAACTAA
- a CDS encoding 2Fe-2S iron-sulfur cluster-binding protein: MSEEVKKFKITIDGQTTEVLPGTSILEAARQIGGKSVPPAMCYYSKLETSGGRCRTCLVEVSKGSEADPRPMPKLVASCRTNVMDGMEVKNLTSDKAQEGRKAVTEFLLVNHPLDCPICDQAGECHLQDLGYEHGVENTRTEFERNTYEADDLGPHIKLNMNRCILCARCVLAANQLTGEREHGILFRGDHAEISTYLNKALDNDFIGNVIDVCPVGALTDRTARFASRVWFTKPMNASCKCDKCSGKATVWMKGDEIVRVTARKDQWGEVEEFICDTCRFERKELSDWNIEGPRHIDRHSVISLNHYEKPKDELRVLDNPMAKEISEKDEK, translated from the coding sequence ATGAGCGAAGAGGTTAAAAAATTCAAAATAACTATAGACGGACAGACTACTGAAGTTTTGCCTGGTACTTCTATTCTGGAAGCAGCAAGACAAATCGGTGGAAAATCTGTACCTCCTGCAATGTGCTACTACAGCAAATTGGAAACCAGTGGAGGAAGATGCAGAACTTGCCTGGTAGAAGTTTCTAAAGGGTCTGAAGCAGATCCTCGTCCTATGCCAAAATTGGTTGCAAGCTGCAGAACGAATGTGATGGATGGCATGGAAGTAAAAAATCTTACTTCTGATAAGGCTCAGGAAGGTAGAAAAGCTGTTACCGAGTTTTTGTTGGTAAACCACCCGCTGGACTGCCCTATCTGTGATCAGGCTGGTGAATGTCATCTTCAGGATTTAGGATATGAGCACGGTGTTGAGAATACAAGAACAGAATTCGAAAGAAATACTTACGAAGCCGACGATCTTGGGCCACACATCAAATTGAACATGAACCGTTGTATTCTTTGTGCAAGATGTGTATTAGCTGCCAATCAGTTAACAGGTGAAAGAGAACATGGAATTCTTTTCAGAGGAGATCATGCTGAAATTTCTACTTATTTAAATAAAGCTTTAGATAATGACTTCATCGGAAACGTTATCGACGTTTGCCCGGTTGGAGCATTAACAGATAGAACAGCGCGTTTTGCAAGCAGAGTTTGGTTTACAAAGCCAATGAACGCTTCTTGTAAATGCGATAAATGTTCCGGAAAAGCCACCGTTTGGATGAAAGGTGACGAAATTGTGAGAGTAACTGCAAGAAAAGATCAGTGGGGTGAAGTTGAAGAATTCATCTGCGATACTTGCCGTTTCGAAAGAAAAGAACTTTCTGACTGGAATATCGAAGGTCCTAGACACATCGACAGACATTCAGTTATTTCATTGAATCACTATGAAAAACCTAAGGATGAGCTAAGAGTTTTAGACAATCCGATGGCTAAGGAAATCAGTGAAAAAGACGAAAAATAG